The Daucus carota subsp. sativus chromosome 9, DH1 v3.0, whole genome shotgun sequence genome window below encodes:
- the LOC108202832 gene encoding uncharacterized protein LOC108202832 produces MDCKKFIQLVEEKKKRILEKKEAPLKWEQKLEAARLKAEAEAEAKARKKKARKHKRRSVSASDSETDSESTDGARKSTKRTNRKHSKHAHSDTGDDEKGKEKRWKRKSKRHSGSSESNIDESERDVKYELKKKRVTKKRKNHDFDLDSSASDDSGDEDTAAARRSHVKRHKRHRRSHSRSSDFSSEEGGEVRKRNHRKHDNHRHRRSHFSSSDSSSDEDGEVRKRRDRKQKNHHRHRRSQLSSSGSSSDEDGEITRRGHRKHSNRHHHRRSDSVHSDSSSGEKTLKRKNHEKSHKHHRRSRSHDLVSSALADDRCGGSWSRGDSPGYKNDGLKRGEKDHNHAQDYGQDKLDEPEQLNDLANREAQTNGNFIEKSCAGQAEGHSEGDKKKA; encoded by the coding sequence ATGGACTGCAAAAAGTTTATCCAGCTGGttgaagagaagaagaagagaattCTAGAAAAGAAAGAAGCCCCTTTGAAGTGGGAGCAGAAGCTTGAAGCTGCTAGGCTAAAAGCTGAAGCGGAAGCTGAAGCCAAAGCAAGGAAGAAGAAGGCTAGAAAGCATAAGAGAAGATCTGTATCAGCATCTGACAGTGAAACTGATAGTGAAAGCACAGATGGGGCTAGAAAGTCAACCAAAAGGACAAACAGGAAGCATAGTAAGCATGCTCACTCTGATACCGGTGATGATGAAAAAGGTAAGGAGAAGAGATGGAAGCGAAAATCAAAACGTCACTCCGGCTCAAGTGAGAGCAACATTGATGAGAGTGAGCGTGATGTGAAATATGAGTTGAAGAAGAAGCGTGTTACTAAGAAGCGGAAGAATCATGACTTTGATCTGGATTCTAGTGCTTCAGATGACTCAGGTGATGAGGATACTGCTGCAGCCAGAAGAAGTCATGTGAAGCGGCATAAGCGTCATAGAAGATCTCACTCCAGAAGTTCAGATTTTTCAAGTGAAGAGGGTGGGGAGGTCAGAAAAAGAAACCATCGAAAGCATGATAATCACCGCCACCGGAGGTCTCACTTCAGCAGTTCAGATTCTTCAAGTGATGAGGATGGGGAGGTTAGAAAAAGACGTGATCGTAAGCAGAAAAATCACCACCGTCACCGGAGATCTCAATTGAGCAGTTCAGGTTCTTCCAGTGATGAGGATGGAGAGATCACAAGAAGAGGCCATCGAAAGCATAGCAACCGCCATCACCATAGACGATCAGATTCTGTTCATTCAGATTCTTCAAGCGGTGagaaaacacttaaaagaaagAATCATGAAAAGAGCCACAAACATCATAGAAGATCTCGTAGTCATGACTTAGTTTCCTCAGCTTTGGCTGACGACAGATGTGGTGGTAGCTGGTCTCGAGGTGACTCGCCTGGTTATAAAAATGATGGATTAAAGAGAGGGGAGAAGGATCATAACCATGCTCAAGACTATGGGCAAGATAAACTGGATGAGCCTGAGCAGCTGAATGATCTTGCCAATCGAGAAGCACAGACTAATGGAAACTTTATTGAGAAATCTTGTGCAGGTCAAGCTGAAGGGCACAGTGAAGGTGATAAGAAAAAAGCATGA